In the genome of Lactuca sativa cultivar Salinas chromosome 3, Lsat_Salinas_v11, whole genome shotgun sequence, the window TTTGTTTTGTTACTGATATTGGTTTTTCatgtataaatattaaatcataatttgttaaatgttattattttaattaaataattatatttacgcATAACACATATGGAttcaacctatatatatatatatatatatatatatatatatatatatatatatatatatatatatatatatatatctttatctaataaaagagtagttcttttgccatgtgtcacaaTGTTAGACAttgtaattaatatcatgacacttgtcaatctattaattctccatttcaaatttcaaatttcaaaatttaaatcacattttaattacattaaattaatattaataatattagaataaaaataaaataaagtttatacaaattataataaaataaaatttatacaaattataagatgatatattttacgtatttatttgaatcaacgattataattttatatataacaaaaaaatatattttaattaataagttatttaaaatattaattaatagttttgagtttttacttaGAAAGTTTAATTAGTttctaaccgtggttcccacgggttataaactagtgtgtatatatatatatatatatatatatatatatatatatatatatatatatatatatatatatatatatatatatatatatatatatatatatatatatatatatatatatatatatatatatatatatatatatatatatatatatatatatatatatatatatatatatataatgttttatCACATGGTATCCACATAACAAGTGGTAGCTTCAGAAGCGTCCCCTGTTACTTTTGTTACACATAAGAGAGTTCGAGAAGATCAAATTAGTTTTGGATCGGATATGGGTCCTAGTGCTCGGGCCACCTAAGGTATCCAATACTTACCCTATCAATTATCAAATCAAGTAACCAATGTCCTATTGTATACTGATTTTGGCTATTTTGTTATGTATTTGAGCCACATAAGGGATAGGGTATCCTGTACTAACAattaaacataacaaataatatttttaaattgCATTTAGTCAAATGTATACTACCTGGGCATAAgtgtttaagattatttatttaaaatgtttattaatttattagagTTTGATTTTGTCAATAAGCAGTTTTAGAAAAGTACAATTTATCATGTTTAAaattgaattttggattcgaaaatGGTTATAGAAGACTCGAAGTCGTTCATTGTTAAAGATAGTTTAATTATGCATTTTAATCTTACAGTAATATATACTATATAAATAAGCATTGCATTTTACTATCATATAAAGTAACCCAAAcacttttttttatgtattttaaacttCTTTTTGATACcgcataaattcataaatatttttgaaaaaataaaaatatgttgttttaaatGAATATTCCCAAACACCCTTTTAGATAAAACAAATTATTCAGTTGGACAAAATTTTGATTGAACAATATAGTTTAGATTTTTAAATTGGTTTAATCAAAAACATATTACTTTTTCAGATTTTGTCATGGTTTTGATTagtaaagtgaaaaaaaaaaaaaaactgtttatttatttattttcttgcaTTTGCTATATTTGAAgttatttattagattattaatataatatttaaataaaattcgAATGTATGTCCCAAATAAGAActccttaattaatttaattcatgAAAGCGTCGTATCTATATTTTGTGGATATAAATTTGACAAATCAACCTTGTTAGTAACTTAATAGTAAAGTTAAATATATTTAAGAATGTCTCTAACTCTTGAAACTAAATTGTGAAAATCAATTCAATCGAATTAGAATTTGATTGTGGGTATGATTAAATTTTAATTTAGTTCGAAAGATTCAAACCTatatttcaaaaaacaaaatcaaatgcAATTCACTTTCACTTATAAGATAAAATCGAACCGAACCATTTAAACAAACACCCTCCTCACCTTTGCCTCTtcatttttaataatttaaatcatATGTCATTACAAAAACATCAATGACTTCAATTATGATTCTATATATACTATTACGATATTAGTAACCAATCGAAGACGAATTAAACATTTAAACTTCTAATACCACCCAACCTAAATATCCAataataaaactaatatcatcagaATTGATCAATTTATTATAGGATTTTATCAGTCCGTGATTAAAAGAAAAACACATCCACAAACCAATTTTGTACAAACCAAAAATATTAGCTTCGTCATACAAGTAAAACTCAATCAGGTTTCAAAGTAATACAATCAACTAATTACAAGTACAGGAACTAATAACCTACCTACAAACAACGGCGATAtaacttttatcaaaacaaacCCTAAAATCTATGAAAAATAATCACAAATCGCACACACCCTTAAGCTTGAGCAACAAAACATTTAGAGTTTTACATAAAATTCAACCGGTGTTTAATCTTAAACGCTTTAATTCCAGCTGAAAAGTAGGACTTGAAGATAACGTTCTCCGTGCAAGAATCCTAATATCCTCTCTTGAACAATCCCGTGAGATTTTAACAAGCTCCCATAAAGCACCCCCCGATATCATATCTTTAGCATTTACTTCTAAAATTCCAAAACTAAATTTATTAAAGTATTTGTTCCAAGTaacactaaaaaaaaaaaaaaaaaaaaaaaaaaaaaaatgcacgTACCATGTTGTGCCATGTGGCAAAGAGCAAGCTCCACATGACGCCTAATTGGCGACGCTTCATTGTTGGCATTCTTCACAATCCACGGAAGCGCACCATCCTCAATCAGGAGAGATTTCCCGGTTTTAATTCCTTTAATCAACATCATATGTGAAAATTACCAAACTACccatataaaatttatttaactcacaattaatttaattaataaataaattacctTGGGTGGATGCTCTGGATTCACATTTTGCAAAATTCGCAATTCCTCGAGCCACTTGAGCAAGAACATCCGGATGTCTACATCTCACCATTCCCAACAACGCCTTGATTCCGCCTTCGGCTCTTAGCATCAACTGCAATTTGTctgacataacataacataacataacaggtTATACTGTGTTTGACATACATACATTGGACTGGGACTGAGACTGGTGTGAATAGAACAAAATCTACAAAAGTACCATTGCCACAGAGGTTAGCGATGGCACCAGCCACCATTCTAAGTGTTTGTGGATCATCTGCATTTTCGGCTGTCATTGCAAGCAAACTGATACCCCCTTGACTCATTATAAGCTCCTGGTTAGTCTCTGCAAACATATTTCATATTTCTTCATTTTATTTACAACATTAAATAAATGAATAactaatttataatatataaaaaataaaaaataccgtTCATTGCAAGGTTTGCAATTGCGCCTGCAGCAACTCGATGGATGTTCTCATCTTCAGAGGTTGTGAGAAGAGATAGCAAGGATGTAAGACCACCAGCTTCCACTATCTTTTCCTGATTCGTTGCTGCTCAGATGATTTTCAATTTTGTAAgaattatataatattttttattgggaaaaatataaatataaggtcAAGAATACCTTCGGCTGCCAAATTTGCAATAACTTTTACAGCATGGATTCGCACATCCGGGTCTTCTGCTTCCAGTAAAGATAGAATTTTTTGGAGTCCAACTGTTGGAgagtatattttatttattaaaactaaaagtaggatgatataaaattaaaactatttcttGCATTGATGATCACCTTGTTCAAAGAGTTTTGCAACAGACCCCTTCTGCTCGCCGGAATATGCCATCTGTTGTTGTCTGACTGGAGAAACAAGGGAGCCCATTTCTCCACTCATGTCTACACCATGACCAATTTCCAATTGTTTTCTTGTCTATAATTAGTAAACATATATATATTAGCTatcaaaaaagcaaaaaaaaaaaaacaaaatatatatacatgtgtGTTGACTTTTGGATGACATTGTACCTCATCAGCATCAAAACTTAATTGCAAAAGCTGGTTTTGCAACATGGATATTTCTTCTTCAAGCTTTTCTCTGTGATGAACCTCATCTTCCAGCATCTTTCGAAGCTTTGAGATTTCAGCATTTCCTGTTGCCTATCAAACCACAAGATATATAGCAACATTACTGGATATAATGAATTCACTCTTTCTAACAATATACATTAAGTTCAGTATTTATTGTAATACCTCAGATCTTTTCCATTGCACTACTTGGTTTCTAAGATTACTGATTTCTTCTTCTGCAGCCTTTCTTAACAGTATTTCATTCTGTAGTAATTTCTTAGCTTCAATAAGTTCTGCATTAGTACTACTACGCACACCTTCATCTTTAAATCCAACTTTAACTCTTTTATCTCCCTGCTTTTCTTGATTTGCTGCCAATTGGACTTCAAGCTTCTTTATCGACTCCATAGACTCTCTCTGATATTTCAATCGTTCCTtctaaaaaagagaaaaaaaaaactcgaGTGCATAAATTTATAAACAAAAActtgaaaagaaaactaaaataCAGATACAAATACCTCGAAAGCATCTTTATAACTTTTTTCAGCATCGGACATTTGTTTCTTTGCATCCAACCGAATTTTTTGAACTTCATCCTGATAAGCTTTTTGTTCCCTTTCATGTTCAGCAATGAGAGATTCCAGTTGTACATCAAGTTTTCTAGCTAAACTCTTGTAATCAAACTCTTCTTTTATCTTCAACATATTTTCAACTTTCATAGCTCGTTGCCCAAACATTATTGTACTTGATGTCTCTCCTCTATGTCTTGGAGAAGGACCGATTGTGATCACAAGTGAAGTTCTTGCAGTTCCTCCAAATGAATCTCGAAGCAATCTTGTAAGCTTTGAATCACGAACTGGAACATGAGAACTGTTTTCTGCTAATGCATTGATACATTTTCCAAGAGCACTTAAAGAAAGATTTATAGATTTTGCTTCTTCTAATGTATGTCCTTCACTTCCTGATTTATCAATACGCTCAGATCCTGCAAGATCCACAACAATTAGCTTCCCTTTTCTAACAACAGGTGCCTTCATTGTTCTACTCATGTGGGCCTTTCCACCATTTTCACCATCTCTTTCCTTCACACACTTCTTAACATGAACCATTAAAATGGCATGACTTCGAGAAGATTCGGTGTTCAATTTTGTGTTAGCAGCAAACCGATGTGCTTCACCTAACCGAAGAAGTTCAACAAAACTCGGTTGATCTCTGACCTCTATCAAGGTAGCACCAGGGAGTGAAATGTCTCCACTTTTTGGATCTTCCATTATAGATAGATTATCGTTTGTAGGATCAAGAAGATCTTGTATTGTCTCCATATACAGCTGGAAACATTGGTACATaaatcaaaatgttaaaaatccataaaactTAATAGCAAATTACACCATCTAATGTATAAAAGAAAAAGAACCTGCAAATAGGAAACAGAAATTGAATCGGTTTCTGGAGAGATTTCTGCAAATATATCTTCCATTGCACGAACCATTATTCCTCTAGCAGAAGTATCTTCATCTCCAAGTCTTCCAAGTGTGTAAGTTTTTCCAGTGCCAGTCTGTCCATATGCCATGACTGTTCCATTATATCCATCAAGAACACTCTGcacaactcaaaaatcaaactttATTAACTTAATTTTAAAGGAGTAGAACAGTGTAAGATGTTTATCACAAGCAATGTTTCAAACCTCGACAACAGGCTTGGCGACAACTTCATAGACGCGTTTCTGTGATGCGAATTCAGTAAGAACTTCATCAAATTCGAACGTATCTGAATCCCAGTTATTCCTTCGAAGTTTTAATCTTTTAAGCTGAACAAGAATGTAAAACGGATTGAATAAAGCGTGACGTCATGAcaaaattcctaaaataagcgGAAAACATGACATCAGAATACCTCGGGCTGCACTTCCACACAATCAGCGAAATCGGCATCGGTTGATTGTTCCTCAGTGTTTCGTGGTCGTAATCTTACAGCCACTCGAACTCTCCCAGAAACTAATGTTTGAATACAAATATCAAGTgagaggagagagaaagagagagggatGATTCAGATTTTACTAAAAAATGGCATTCGACTTTTTCCTCCGGGGCCAAAACAACGATTTCCGCCCTACTAGGGGCCATATTGCGCAAAAGAGCCACTTAGATTCTGGTTATAAGATATTACAGAAAAATGAAATTTCTGTTCTCATGAACCTTAAAAAGCACAGCCTTTTAGGGGTTCTAGGTCAACATTCTCAAATTTCTACAAAATTTTAACTTATTATCATGAAATAATCGTTAAAATATAGCACAGAGAAAATCCGGTTAACGATTCTTCAGAATTGTATATATAAACTTACATACTAAGCGCATAAGGATAACAAAATGCATACAATTCTACACACACCAGTATAATAAATTGTGAACAGACAAAGAAATCAGAAAACAAAGGTGAGTAAGAGACCTCCAGGAGTGTCCTTATGAAGTGCACCGGCGGAATTACCAGTGGAACCGGTGCTGCTACGGCGGCCACCAGACGTTACCGA includes:
- the LOC111920758 gene encoding kinesin-like protein KIN-UA; its protein translation is MANNNSFKNGGVKTKSISSSSSSYSSGYKSKPSVTSGGRRSSTGSTGNSAGALHKDTPGVSGRVRVAVRLRPRNTEEQSTDADFADCVEVQPELKRLKLRRNNWDSDTFEFDEVLTEFASQKRVYEVVAKPVVESVLDGYNGTVMAYGQTGTGKTYTLGRLGDEDTSARGIMVRAMEDIFAEISPETDSISVSYLQLYMETIQDLLDPTNDNLSIMEDPKSGDISLPGATLIEVRDQPSFVELLRLGEAHRFAANTKLNTESSRSHAILMVHVKKCVKERDGENGGKAHMSRTMKAPVVRKGKLIVVDLAGSERIDKSGSEGHTLEEAKSINLSLSALGKCINALAENSSHVPVRDSKLTRLLRDSFGGTARTSLVITIGPSPRHRGETSSTIMFGQRAMKVENMLKIKEEFDYKSLARKLDVQLESLIAEHEREQKAYQDEVQKIRLDAKKQMSDAEKSYKDAFEKERLKYQRESMESIKKLEVQLAANQEKQGDKRVKVGFKDEGVRSSTNAELIEAKKLLQNEILLRKAAEEEISNLRNQVVQWKRSEATGNAEISKLRKMLEDEVHHREKLEEEISMLQNQLLQLSFDADETRKQLEIGHGVDMSGEMGSLVSPVRQQQMAYSGEQKGSVAKLFEQVGLQKILSLLEAEDPDVRIHAVKVIANLAAEATNQEKIVEAGGLTSLLSLLTTSEDENIHRVAAGAIANLAMNETNQELIMSQGGISLLAMTAENADDPQTLRMVAGAIANLCGNDKLQLMLRAEGGIKALLGMVRCRHPDVLAQVARGIANFAKCESRASTQGIKTGKSLLIEDGALPWIVKNANNEASPIRRHVELALCHMAQHEVNAKDMISGGALWELVKISRDCSREDIRILARRTLSSSPTFQLELKRLRLNTG